The Chryseolinea soli genome contains a region encoding:
- a CDS encoding carboxypeptidase-like regulatory domain-containing protein, producing the protein MIYRFIALSVSLLISFHGIGQSVTGIVRFKPDNSLAPGVNVVELGTQNGTVTDVDGKFSLNVSTLDATLVISFIGCVTTEVPLQGRDYVEIALKVDCIRDFFDAQKFGLYASSGLVHTPAGLRIELTGPAFYKDLNLKAAVGYQTNFNGNEFLNLQAGLDHLFLSCNYDQDLLFNYNKVKWKEHVDMTSKSIQTNLNFANKGGLSLLLGYSAISFNDLESGTHQQRSGPLVGLGKWIGRPINTNITVKASIYNGLAEYNAELRKRLKRRINVFARYYKVEAFTEVSLGLGWQATYYFPWQRRPRR; encoded by the coding sequence ATGATCTACCGATTCATTGCCTTGTCCGTCTCACTGCTGATCTCATTTCATGGAATAGGCCAGTCCGTTACAGGAATTGTCAGGTTCAAGCCCGACAACAGCTTGGCGCCCGGGGTGAATGTTGTCGAACTGGGAACGCAAAATGGTACGGTGACGGATGTCGATGGTAAATTCAGTCTCAACGTAAGTACCCTGGATGCGACCCTGGTTATTTCGTTTATCGGGTGTGTTACCACGGAGGTTCCTTTGCAGGGAAGGGACTATGTCGAGATCGCCCTGAAGGTGGATTGTATCCGTGATTTTTTCGACGCTCAGAAGTTTGGCTTATATGCCTCCAGTGGGCTGGTGCATACACCGGCCGGGCTGAGGATAGAATTAACAGGCCCGGCATTTTATAAGGATCTAAATCTGAAAGCCGCCGTTGGCTATCAAACCAATTTCAACGGCAATGAATTTCTCAATCTACAAGCCGGCCTCGATCATCTCTTTCTGTCCTGTAACTATGACCAGGACCTGTTGTTCAATTACAACAAGGTGAAGTGGAAGGAGCATGTAGACATGACCTCAAAGTCGATCCAAACCAACCTTAATTTTGCCAACAAAGGCGGGCTCTCTCTCCTGCTGGGCTACAGCGCCATTAGCTTCAACGACCTGGAAAGCGGCACACACCAGCAGCGGTCAGGCCCCCTCGTTGGTCTCGGCAAATGGATAGGCAGGCCCATCAACACGAACATAACAGTGAAAGCCTCCATCTATAATGGCCTGGCCGAATACAACGCCGAACTCCGAAAAAGACTGAAACGCCGGATCAACGTTTTTGCCCGCTACTATAAAGTGGAAGCGTTCACGGAAGTCTCCCTCGGCTTAGGATGGCAAGCAACCTACTACTTCCCCTGGCAACGAAGGCCTCGCCGATAG